In Gemmatimonadaceae bacterium, one genomic interval encodes:
- a CDS encoding Ig-like domain-containing protein: MRRLIALLVLAGCASMAAIPGGPEDHTPPVVVGITPDTQSVNFHRDAVDFKFDDVVNDQSGPTRDLNGLFLISPRDGAPRIYWHRDHIDVRPKGKWLPNTAYTVTLLPGLSDLSNNVMKNSVSVTFSTGPTIPPYGVLGRVFDWVAQKVAPNAVVEAIQRPDSVVYFGLADSTGQFHLGPFGAGTYTVIAFIDKNKNLDQDPGELWDSVQVKIDKTQPYLEMLAARRDTLGPRIATIAADDSVTLRVTFDKPLSPTAPIDTSRFSVRTADSVHLSMLWAKSLQQYQAEVAKEHADSARVADSLAAIRDTTKRAKPAPLPAPPVKTEPEPPKPSQPAPPSVVIIRLALGSHLLPLKQYRVTATDLVNLLGYKATSSRVFATPKPPEAPVNPDSTKGSARPDSAALKRPPPKRAGGGRGGGSGAP; the protein is encoded by the coding sequence GTGCGGCGGCTGATCGCGCTCCTGGTGCTCGCCGGCTGCGCCTCGATGGCCGCCATCCCCGGCGGTCCCGAGGATCACACCCCGCCCGTGGTGGTGGGCATCACGCCCGACACGCAGTCGGTGAACTTCCATCGCGACGCCGTGGACTTCAAGTTCGACGACGTCGTGAACGATCAGTCGGGCCCCACGCGCGATCTCAATGGGCTGTTCCTGATCTCGCCGCGCGACGGCGCCCCCCGCATCTACTGGCACCGCGATCACATCGACGTGCGGCCCAAGGGCAAGTGGCTGCCCAACACCGCGTACACGGTCACGCTCCTGCCCGGCCTGTCCGATCTCAGCAACAACGTGATGAAGAACTCGGTCTCGGTGACGTTCAGCACCGGACCCACGATTCCGCCCTACGGCGTCCTCGGCCGCGTGTTCGATTGGGTGGCGCAGAAGGTCGCCCCGAACGCCGTCGTCGAAGCCATCCAGCGCCCCGACAGCGTGGTGTACTTCGGGCTCGCCGATTCCACGGGACAGTTCCACCTCGGCCCGTTCGGCGCCGGCACGTACACCGTGATCGCCTTCATCGATAAGAACAAGAATCTCGACCAGGACCCGGGCGAACTCTGGGACAGCGTCCAGGTGAAGATCGACAAGACGCAGCCGTATCTCGAGATGCTCGCCGCCCGGCGCGACACCCTTGGCCCGCGCATCGCCACGATCGCGGCCGACGACAGCGTCACGCTCCGCGTGACGTTCGACAAGCCGCTCAGCCCCACCGCGCCGATCGACACCAGCCGGTTCAGCGTGCGCACGGCCGACTCCGTGCACCTGTCGATGCTCTGGGCCAAGTCGCTGCAGCAGTATCAGGCCGAAGTCGCCAAGGAGCACGCCGATTCCGCCCGCGTGGCCGATTCCCTGGCCGCCATCCGCGACACGACCAAACGCGCCAAGCCCGCCCCGCTGCCCGCGCCGCCGGTGAAGACCGAGCCGGAGCCGCCCAAGCCGTCGCAGCCGGCGCCGCCTTCGGTGGTGATCATCCGGCTCGCCCTCGGCTCGCACCTCCTACCGCTCAAGCAGTACCGCGTCACGGCCACGGACCTCGTGAACCTGCTCGGCTACAAGGCCACGTCGTCCCGCGTGTTCGCCACGCCCAAGCCGCCCGAAGCGCCGGTGAATCCCGATTCCACCAAGGGCTCCGCCAGACCCGACTCCGCGGCGCTCAAGCGCCCGCCGCCCAAGCGCGCCGGAGGCGGACGCGGGGGCGGGAGCGGAGCGCCGTGA